A section of the Selenomonadales bacterium genome encodes:
- a CDS encoding radical SAM protein: MDTIILKMGNMCNLSCRYCSQEHLQKERARADISSALFSFLDEQKDKGVLIQFYGGEPLVYWSVIKHILERYQGSFSYMMVTNGTLLKKEYVDLFNKHNVRCLVSHDGMHTRRTKGKDILKSKRIVQLLHSLDNMEFISVISKENSRIDVLYDFYRHIGFGDTQVNLVFLVTHGSRGQ; the protein is encoded by the coding sequence ATGGACACGATCATCTTAAAAATGGGGAATATGTGCAATCTCAGCTGCAGGTACTGTTCGCAGGAACATCTTCAAAAGGAAAGAGCGAGAGCGGATATATCTTCTGCTCTTTTCTCTTTTTTGGACGAACAAAAGGACAAAGGGGTATTGATCCAGTTTTACGGCGGAGAGCCGCTCGTGTATTGGTCGGTGATCAAACATATCCTAGAAAGATATCAGGGCAGCTTTTCGTATATGATGGTAACGAACGGAACGCTTTTAAAGAAAGAGTATGTGGATCTCTTCAACAAGCACAATGTACGATGCCTTGTATCTCATGACGGGATGCACACAAGGCGGACGAAAGGGAAAGACATCTTAAAGAGCAAGCGGATCGTACAGCTGCTGCATTCGCTGGACAATATGGAGTTTATCTCGGTCATCTCAAAAGAGAACAGCAGGATCGATGTTCTGTATGACTTTTACAGGCATATCGGTTTTGGCGATACACAGGTGAATCTTGTTTTCCTTGTGACTCATGGGAGCAGGGGGCAGA